Proteins from a genomic interval of Bacteroidota bacterium:
- a CDS encoding NADH-quinone oxidoreductase subunit N, which yields MILAMKFELSLALILFLLLFLKIDGRAGNVFVIRLTNLLLLLNLALGFFGNESIEIFGGMFRTSPLLAIEKNILNLAVLLISLFSYDWLKNHKHLPEFFMLLVSSLMGFFFMLSSNNLLMFYLGLELSTIPLAALCNFDLEKKVSGEAAMKMIMSSAFSSAILLFGISMLYGTTGSLQFSEISAMLHGSQLQALGFILFFTGFAFKLSIVPFHLWTADVYEGSPIAVTAYLSVVSKGAMAFALISVLYTAFAPMALTWFYVLAVSSAITITIGNLAAIRQQNLKRFFAFSSIAQVGYLLIAISSASQIGVASVIYFVLIYVFTNLAAFAIISIISSKTGKETVNDYKGLYASNPTLALIMSLALFSLAGIPPTAGFFGKLFLLTTGAQTGMWWLIIIASLNLIVSLYYYLRIIRAMFVDENSEPLGKINLSTTALAAVCICVGGILILGFVSRTFDVIFQYAAKF from the coding sequence ATGATACTCGCCATGAAATTTGAGCTATCGCTCGCGCTCATTCTTTTCCTTTTGTTGTTTTTGAAAATTGACGGAAGGGCAGGCAATGTATTCGTTATCCGGCTCACCAACTTGCTACTCTTACTGAATCTTGCCTTAGGCTTTTTTGGAAACGAGTCTATAGAAATATTCGGGGGGATGTTCCGCACTTCGCCTCTGTTGGCTATAGAGAAGAATATTTTGAATCTAGCGGTGTTGCTAATTTCTCTTTTTAGCTATGACTGGCTGAAAAATCACAAACACCTACCGGAGTTTTTTATGTTGTTGGTTTCTAGCCTGATGGGCTTCTTCTTTATGTTGAGTAGTAACAACTTGCTCATGTTCTATCTGGGACTGGAGCTTTCTACCATTCCCTTAGCAGCGCTCTGCAATTTTGATTTAGAAAAGAAAGTTTCAGGCGAGGCGGCGATGAAGATGATTATGAGCAGCGCCTTCTCATCGGCGATACTTCTGTTTGGCATTTCCATGCTTTACGGAACTACTGGTAGCCTTCAATTTTCTGAAATATCAGCGATGCTGCACGGGAGCCAATTGCAGGCACTGGGATTCATACTTTTTTTTACCGGCTTCGCGTTTAAACTTTCTATAGTTCCCTTCCACCTCTGGACTGCAGATGTATATGAAGGTTCACCGATAGCGGTAACGGCTTATTTATCCGTAGTATCTAAAGGGGCTATGGCATTTGCATTGATTTCAGTTTTATATACGGCGTTTGCGCCTATGGCGCTCACCTGGTTTTACGTGCTGGCTGTTTCATCAGCCATCACCATCACTATCGGAAATTTGGCGGCCATTCGCCAGCAGAACCTCAAACGTTTCTTTGCTTTTTCTTCAATCGCTCAAGTGGGGTATTTGCTGATTGCTATTTCCTCCGCATCACAAATTGGTGTGGCGAGTGTCATCTACTTCGTTCTAATCTATGTGTTTACCAATCTGGCAGCTTTTGCCATCATCTCCATTATTTCGTCCAAAACAGGAAAGGAAACCGTGAATGATTACAAAGGATTATACGCTTCCAATCCCACGCTGGCGCTCATCATGTCGCTCGCGCTTTTCTCGCTCGCTGGCATTCCACCCACGGCAGGATTCTTTGGAAAATTATTTCTGCTCACTACCGGTGCGCAAACTGGTATGTGGTGGCTCATTATCATCGCTTCACTCAACCTCATCGTTTCTCTTTATTACTATTTGCGAATTATACGCGCCATGTTTGTAGATGAAAACAGTGAGCCATTGGGGAAAATCAATCTGTCCACAACCGCTTTAGCCGCGGTCTGTATTTGTGTCGGGGGGATATTAATACTCGGCTTTGTGAGCCGAACATTTGATGTCATCTTTCAATATGCGGCGAAATTCTAA
- a CDS encoding NADH-quinone oxidoreductase subunit M, whose translation MNLSLLILLPILTSLVILTCRDAKQVRVVALLGSLLQLALVGWLTLAYVNARNAGADSQFLFEQRAVWFSAFNIQYYVGVDGISVAMIALTSLVVLAGVLVSWKVEKMTKEYFFLLMFLAAGAYGFFVSLDLFLMFFFLEVAVIPKFLLIAIWGSGRKEYSANKLALMLMGGSALVFVGLLAIFFYNGSPSFDLVALSKSHIPVEVQHKFFPLLFLGFGVFGALFPFHTWVPDGHSSAPTAASMFLAGISMKLGGYGCLRVATYLMPEAAHEYQGVIILLASIAILYGAFATMMQKDLKYINAYSSVSHCGFVLLGIGMLTKTAIIGAVMQMVSHGLMTALFFAAIGMLYERTHTRMVAQMGGLLKVTPFIGTVFFIAGLCSLGLPGFSAFPAEMTVFIGSWQNTDMWYRLATIAACASIVVTAVYILRAIGKVFWGQPLLNPPRGGGLEQPSDPFSLPLGEGWGGAWNEKLAAIILIAGIVVIGVAPFLLQQLVDGGSQQIMEQLSRVGF comes from the coding sequence ATGAACTTATCTCTCTTAATCCTTCTTCCTATCCTAACCTCGCTGGTAATCCTTACCTGCCGCGATGCAAAGCAAGTGCGCGTTGTAGCCCTGCTCGGTTCGCTGTTGCAGTTGGCCTTGGTAGGCTGGCTGACTTTGGCGTATGTGAATGCACGCAACGCAGGAGCAGATTCTCAGTTCTTGTTTGAGCAGCGCGCGGTGTGGTTTTCGGCTTTTAATATCCAATACTATGTGGGTGTGGATGGCATTTCCGTAGCAATGATTGCCTTAACTTCTTTAGTTGTGTTGGCAGGAGTGCTGGTGAGTTGGAAGGTGGAAAAGATGACGAAGGAGTATTTCTTTCTACTGATGTTTCTTGCCGCAGGAGCTTATGGTTTTTTTGTTTCGCTCGATTTGTTTTTGATGTTTTTCTTCTTGGAGGTAGCCGTGATACCGAAGTTTTTGTTGATAGCGATTTGGGGCAGTGGGCGCAAGGAATACAGTGCAAATAAGTTGGCGTTGATGCTGATGGGTGGTAGTGCGCTGGTGTTTGTGGGTCTGCTTGCAATATTCTTCTACAATGGTTCTCCTTCTTTTGATTTAGTTGCGCTATCCAAATCGCACATTCCTGTAGAAGTGCAACACAAATTTTTCCCCTTGCTATTTCTCGGCTTTGGCGTATTCGGAGCACTGTTTCCGTTCCATACCTGGGTGCCGGACGGACACAGCAGTGCACCTACGGCAGCCTCAATGTTCCTCGCGGGCATTTCGATGAAGTTGGGCGGCTATGGTTGTTTGCGCGTAGCAACATACCTGATGCCCGAAGCAGCACACGAGTATCAAGGCGTGATTATCTTGCTCGCTTCCATTGCTATTTTGTATGGTGCCTTTGCTACGATGATGCAGAAGGATTTGAAGTATATCAATGCATATTCCTCCGTGAGTCATTGCGGGTTTGTGTTGCTGGGTATCGGTATGCTGACCAAAACCGCTATCATCGGTGCAGTGATGCAGATGGTGAGTCACGGTTTAATGACGGCTCTATTCTTCGCTGCCATAGGCATGTTGTATGAGCGCACACACACACGCATGGTGGCACAGATGGGCGGTTTGCTGAAGGTTACACCTTTTATAGGCACCGTATTTTTTATCGCAGGTTTGTGTTCGCTGGGTTTGCCGGGCTTTAGCGCTTTCCCGGCAGAGATGACGGTGTTTATAGGAAGTTGGCAAAATACAGATATGTGGTATCGCTTGGCAACCATTGCGGCATGTGCGAGTATTGTGGTGACGGCAGTTTATATTTTGAGGGCAATAGGTAAAGTATTTTGGGGACAGCCCCTCCTAAATCCCCCCCGAGGGGGAGGACTTGAACAGCCGAGCGACCCATTCTCCCTCCCCTTGGGGGAGGGTTGGGGAGGGGCCTGGAATGAAAAATTAGCAGCAATTATTCTGATTGCTGGGATTGTGGTGATTGGCGTGGCTCCGTTTTTATTGCAACAATTGGTGGACGGTGGGTCACAGCAGATTATGGAACAATTAAGCAGAGTAGGTTTTTAA
- a CDS encoding zinc metallopeptidase: protein MQWRGRRESDNVEDVRGSGGKKGIAFGGIGAVVIIVIGLLLGKNPMELLQAFNAGQAPQEQTASPNSPADDEATAFVKVVLADNEDVWHQLFEAQGKKYEEPKLVLFRDAVESGCGNASSSMGPFYCPADHKMYIDLSFYDELKNRFNAPGDFAMAYVVAHENGHHIQNLLGISDEVNQARGRMSEEEFNKLSVRLELQADFFAGVWAHHAQQMKNILEEGDIEEALNAANAIGDDRLQKQAQGYVVPDAFTHGTSEQRMRWFKKGFDTGDMSQGDTFGARAL, encoded by the coding sequence ATGCAATGGAGGGGAAGACGTGAAAGTGACAATGTAGAAGATGTTCGCGGAAGTGGCGGCAAAAAAGGTATTGCCTTTGGCGGTATAGGAGCTGTCGTGATTATTGTAATTGGGCTATTGTTGGGCAAAAACCCAATGGAACTTCTACAGGCGTTTAATGCCGGCCAGGCACCTCAGGAGCAAACGGCCTCTCCTAATAGTCCTGCAGACGATGAAGCTACAGCCTTTGTAAAAGTGGTATTGGCTGATAACGAGGATGTTTGGCACCAACTCTTTGAAGCACAAGGCAAGAAATATGAAGAGCCTAAATTGGTTTTGTTTCGCGATGCGGTTGAGTCTGGCTGTGGCAATGCTTCATCTTCTATGGGGCCTTTTTATTGTCCCGCCGATCATAAAATGTATATTGATCTCAGTTTTTATGATGAATTGAAAAACCGCTTCAATGCGCCCGGTGATTTTGCTATGGCATACGTGGTGGCTCATGAGAATGGACACCATATTCAGAATCTGTTAGGCATTTCGGATGAGGTAAACCAAGCGCGGGGGCGAATGAGTGAGGAAGAATTCAATAAACTTTCGGTGAGGCTTGAGTTACAAGCTGATTTTTTTGCCGGAGTTTGGGCACATCATGCACAACAGATGAAAAATATTTTGGAGGAAGGTGATATTGAAGAGGCACTAAATGCAGCCAATGCTATCGGCGACGATAGGTTGCAAAAGCAGGCACAGGGATATGTGGTGCCGGATGCTTTTACACATGGCACCTCTGAGCAGCGGATGAGGTGGTTTAAAAAAGGATTTGATACAGGAGATATGAGTCAGGGTGATACCTTTGGAGCAAGGGCATTATAA
- a CDS encoding DUF5615 family PIN-like protein: MRFVADEGLDAPIVELLRNSGYDVFYIKEEHPGLADEEVLKISNERNDVLIAYDKDFGELVYRLKQLHSGIILVRLSGMKPKEKARIVVQTIREHEVELQGAFTVISKNHVKIRK; the protein is encoded by the coding sequence ATGAGGTTTGTAGCCGATGAAGGTTTGGATGCGCCTATTGTTGAACTATTGAGGAACAGTGGATACGATGTGTTTTACATTAAAGAAGAACACCCCGGCCTTGCCGATGAAGAGGTTTTGAAAATTTCCAATGAGCGAAACGACGTACTAATTGCTTATGATAAAGATTTCGGAGAGTTGGTTTACCGCCTCAAACAATTACATAGCGGAATAATTTTAGTGCGCTTGAGCGGAATGAAACCAAAAGAAAAAGCAAGAATTGTAGTTCAGACAATAAGAGAACACGAAGTTGAATTGCAAGGAGCCTTTACCGTTATAAGTAAAAATCATGTGAAAATTAGGAAGTGA
- a CDS encoding DUF433 domain-containing protein — MKTQDYITSDPKVMLGKPVIKGTRITVELILEKLSEGETIEDILEAHPHISEAAIRASLAFAAQNLKADTIYPIAA; from the coding sequence ATGAAAACGCAAGACTATATAACCAGCGACCCAAAGGTAATGTTGGGTAAACCAGTGATTAAAGGAACAAGAATTACAGTTGAATTGATTCTTGAAAAGTTGAGTGAAGGTGAAACCATAGAAGACATTTTAGAAGCACACCCGCATATAAGTGAAGCTGCAATACGCGCATCGCTGGCGTTTGCAGCACAAAATTTGAAGGCGGATACTATTTACCCTATTGCTGCCTGA
- the nuoK gene encoding NADH-quinone oxidoreductase subunit NuoK: MEIGLPHLLFISTALFFIGVYGFLTRRNMITMLMAIELMLNAVNINFVAFNKYLWGGKLDGVFFTLFIIAIAAAEAAVAIAIIINLYRNYDSIDAEDADSLKL, translated from the coding sequence ATGGAAATCGGATTACCGCATTTACTTTTTATATCAACCGCTCTGTTTTTTATAGGGGTATATGGTTTCCTGACTCGCAGAAACATGATTACCATGCTAATGGCCATTGAACTGATGTTGAACGCCGTGAACATCAACTTCGTTGCTTTCAATAAATATTTGTGGGGTGGAAAATTAGATGGCGTGTTCTTTACCCTATTCATTATTGCCATAGCCGCTGCCGAAGCTGCTGTTGCCATAGCCATTATCATTAACCTTTATCGGAATTATGATTCTATTGATGCGGAAGATGCGGATTCGTTAAAGCTATAA
- a CDS encoding NADH-quinone oxidoreductase subunit J, which produces MSLTLLQINEPLKVLPFGEGWGGAVFYLLSALILISAGLAVTSRQLFRSAIYLLFSMMGIAGLFFWLSFEFIAAVQIVVYVGGIVVLIIFSIFLTHKIGSDLPEPTYKRTLFAGLASLFAFALFWSVIKQNEFFSDQALPELSVKQIGTEMLNYGKGGFILPFEVVSILLLAAMIGCIVIAIAPSKSPPKGETINL; this is translated from the coding sequence TTGAGCTTGACATTGTTACAAATAAATGAGCCACTAAAAGTTCTCCCTTTCGGGGAGGGTTGGGGAGGGGCTGTTTTTTATCTTCTATCTGCATTGATATTGATTAGCGCTGGGCTGGCAGTCACTTCGCGCCAGCTTTTCCGTTCCGCCATTTATCTTTTATTTTCCATGATGGGCATCGCCGGTTTATTTTTCTGGCTATCCTTTGAATTCATTGCGGCAGTACAAATTGTCGTTTATGTCGGAGGTATCGTGGTGCTGATTATATTTTCTATTTTCTTGACACACAAAATAGGAAGCGACCTGCCAGAACCAACTTATAAAAGGACTCTGTTCGCCGGCTTGGCGAGTTTGTTTGCCTTTGCCTTATTCTGGTCGGTTATTAAGCAAAATGAGTTTTTCAGTGACCAAGCATTGCCTGAATTGAGCGTAAAACAGATTGGCACCGAAATGCTGAACTATGGAAAAGGCGGATTTATCCTACCGTTTGAAGTAGTCAGTATCTTGCTTTTGGCTGCCATGATTGGATGTATTGTAATTGCAATTGCCCCCTCTAAATCTCCTCCGAAGGGGGAGACTATAAATCTATAA
- a CDS encoding 4Fe-4S binding protein yields MKRTGYYFTHHSEIITQLYPEVKQTLPERFRGEVVLIHNENNEHRCTGCTACELACPNGTIKIVTKFELTPEGKKKKALDTFVYHLELCTMCNLCIVACPTDAIKMAQNFEHSVYDRSSLTKILNQPGSKLMEGVE; encoded by the coding sequence ATGAAGCGGACGGGATACTATTTTACACATCACAGTGAAATTATCACACAACTATATCCGGAGGTAAAGCAAACATTGCCGGAGCGCTTCAGGGGAGAAGTAGTGCTGATTCACAATGAAAATAATGAACACCGTTGCACCGGATGCACCGCCTGCGAATTAGCTTGCCCGAATGGGACAATTAAAATTGTCACCAAATTTGAACTAACCCCAGAAGGGAAAAAGAAAAAGGCTCTGGACACGTTTGTTTATCATCTGGAGTTGTGTACAATGTGTAATCTTTGTATTGTCGCCTGCCCAACAGATGCTATCAAGATGGCGCAGAATTTTGAGCATAGTGTTTATGATCGGAGCTCGCTGACTAAAATTTTAAATCAACCGGGTTCTAAATTGATGGAGGGAGTGGAATAA
- a CDS encoding thermonuclease family protein, with the protein MTKFFFSVAVVVITTLHISCESKSKTKIQTTRRDYLPVTKIVDGDTFWADNGTKEGIKVRLIGVDAPESRKTLKKEIGYYGKEAKDYLTKMLAGKSVKLVRDVDSLDRFGRTLSYVYLEDGTFVNADLMKNGYAMILTIPPNVKFAKEFVKLQREARENHRGLWGAEK; encoded by the coding sequence ATGACCAAATTTTTCTTTTCCGTAGCAGTTGTAGTAATTACAACCCTCCATATTTCTTGTGAATCAAAAAGCAAGACGAAAATCCAAACAACTCGAAGGGACTATTTACCAGTTACAAAAATTGTTGATGGTGACACATTTTGGGCTGACAACGGAACCAAGGAAGGAATAAAAGTTCGTCTTATTGGGGTAGATGCACCCGAATCAAGAAAAACATTGAAGAAAGAAATTGGCTATTACGGCAAGGAAGCGAAAGATTACCTGACAAAAATGCTAGCTGGAAAGAGTGTAAAACTTGTTCGCGATGTAGATTCATTAGACCGTTTTGGCAGAACTCTTTCTTATGTGTATCTGGAGGACGGAACCTTCGTTAATGCCGATCTTATGAAAAATGGGTATGCTATGATTCTGACCATTCCTCCCAATGTAAAATTTGCAAAGGAGTTTGTAAAACTTCAACGGGAAGCCAGAGAAAACCACAGAGGGCTTTGGGGAGCAGAAAAATAA
- a CDS encoding twin-arginine translocation signal domain-containing protein, producing the protein MENRLSRRSFIKNLGISGAALSLIPSVVLAETPQENRVTSQKPTKEIKSGKRKYNGVYSGEYLNRVAFPIGGLGAGMFCMEGTGAYSHVSIQNRPDIFNEPGMFAAISLKGITNGAKLLEGPVPDWKKFGQKDAGNGAAGSITGLPRFHSASFHARFPFGHLDLSDEDLPLKVQVTGWSPFIPADDDNSSLPVGGMEYKFVNNGTKTVKAVFSFNSRNFLSTDKGSDSIRSYPNGFILTEAGVKEKPLRSDLAVFTDDAATVVDHCWFRGGWWDPLTMAWNAIKNGEVKSVAPTEKEAPGASLYVPFQLAPGGEKIVRMMFAWYTPDSEMSFGKMGTRKENCNPESGCCNSPGDMDLDKYDKDFEGKYYKPWYSSKFASVEEVASYWKQQYAELRKKSSLFKDAFYASSLPPEVLEVVAANLTILKSPTVMRQYDGRLWSFEGCGDSEGCCHGSCTHVWNYAQAIPHLFPALERSLRATEFCESQSEEGHQTFRARLPIQPSNHEFHSAADGQLGGIMKVYREWRISGDNEWMKKMYPLVKKSMDYCIRTWDPRKKGVIEEPHHNTYDIEFWGPDGMHTSFYVGALNAIAAMSKHLGKDVSEYESLSANGKKRMETDLFDGEYFIQKIQWTGLNAEDPTKVQSFGGKYSDEAVDLLKKEGPKYQYGTGCLSDGVLGSWIAGMSGLQDTIDASKISSHLRAIHKYNLKENLSEHANPQRPAYALGDEGGLLLCSWPKGGKLSLPFVYSDEVWTGIEHQVASHLMMMSHVQEGMDILRASRNRYDGKIRNPFNEYECGHWYARALSSYGYLQALTGVRYDAVEKTLYVDSKVGDFTSFLSSESGFGTVSLKAGQPSMKVYEGDIKVEKVFVSGKAASLKS; encoded by the coding sequence ATGGAAAATAGATTGAGTCGTCGTTCCTTTATAAAGAATCTGGGCATTAGCGGTGCTGCCTTGTCCTTGATTCCTTCCGTTGTTTTGGCTGAAACACCTCAGGAAAACAGGGTTACCTCCCAAAAGCCCACCAAAGAAATCAAATCCGGTAAACGGAAATACAATGGTGTCTATAGCGGTGAATATCTAAACCGTGTTGCTTTCCCTATTGGCGGACTGGGTGCTGGTATGTTCTGCATGGAAGGGACGGGTGCGTATTCTCATGTATCCATTCAAAACCGGCCCGACATATTTAATGAACCGGGCATGTTCGCGGCTATTTCTTTGAAGGGAATCACCAACGGCGCTAAACTACTCGAAGGCCCGGTACCGGATTGGAAGAAATTTGGACAGAAAGATGCTGGCAATGGTGCCGCCGGTTCTATAACCGGGCTGCCGCGTTTTCATTCTGCTTCTTTTCATGCACGATTTCCATTCGGCCATCTGGATTTGAGCGATGAAGATTTGCCTTTGAAAGTGCAGGTGACGGGATGGAGTCCTTTTATTCCGGCGGATGATGATAACTCTAGCCTACCGGTGGGCGGTATGGAATATAAGTTTGTCAATAACGGAACAAAAACGGTGAAGGCAGTTTTCTCTTTCAATTCAAGAAACTTTCTGAGTACAGATAAAGGAAGCGATTCCATCCGGTCTTATCCCAACGGTTTTATTTTGACCGAAGCCGGTGTTAAAGAAAAACCTTTACGGTCTGACCTCGCGGTTTTTACCGATGACGCTGCTACGGTGGTTGACCACTGTTGGTTTCGAGGCGGTTGGTGGGACCCCTTGACTATGGCCTGGAACGCTATCAAAAACGGGGAGGTGAAATCCGTTGCACCGACAGAGAAAGAGGCACCCGGTGCTTCGCTCTATGTTCCTTTTCAACTGGCACCCGGTGGAGAAAAGATTGTTCGCATGATGTTTGCCTGGTACACACCCGACTCTGAAATGTCGTTTGGAAAGATGGGGACGCGGAAAGAAAACTGCAATCCCGAAAGCGGCTGTTGCAATTCGCCGGGCGATATGGACTTAGATAAATACGACAAAGATTTCGAGGGCAAGTATTACAAGCCTTGGTACAGCAGCAAGTTTGCATCGGTGGAAGAAGTAGCTTCCTACTGGAAACAACAATATGCAGAGTTGAGAAAAAAATCTTCCTTGTTTAAAGATGCTTTTTATGCCAGTTCCTTACCACCCGAAGTGTTGGAAGTAGTCGCTGCGAACCTTACTATATTAAAATCGCCCACGGTGATGCGCCAGTATGATGGCCGTCTGTGGAGCTTTGAAGGCTGCGGAGATTCTGAGGGTTGCTGTCATGGTTCCTGCACGCACGTGTGGAACTATGCACAGGCTATTCCACATTTATTTCCGGCACTCGAAAGAAGTTTGCGCGCCACAGAGTTTTGCGAAAGTCAAAGCGAAGAAGGCCACCAGACCTTCCGTGCGCGCTTGCCGATACAGCCCTCCAATCATGAATTTCATTCCGCTGCCGACGGACAACTCGGCGGCATCATGAAAGTCTATCGCGAATGGCGCATCAGCGGCGACAACGAATGGATGAAAAAAATGTATCCGCTGGTGAAGAAGAGCATGGACTATTGCATCCGCACCTGGGACCCGCGCAAAAAAGGGGTGATTGAAGAACCGCATCACAACACTTATGATATTGAATTCTGGGGACCGGATGGCATGCACACTAGTTTCTATGTGGGCGCCTTGAACGCGATTGCTGCTATGAGCAAACATCTGGGCAAAGATGTTTCGGAATATGAATCGCTTTCCGCGAACGGAAAGAAGAGGATGGAAACAGATTTGTTCGACGGAGAATATTTCATACAGAAAATTCAATGGACCGGTTTGAACGCCGAAGATCCCACCAAGGTGCAATCCTTTGGGGGAAAGTATTCTGACGAAGCCGTTGATTTATTAAAGAAGGAAGGGCCGAAATATCAATACGGTACCGGTTGCCTGTCCGATGGGGTGTTGGGCTCTTGGATAGCCGGCATGAGCGGATTGCAAGACACGATTGATGCTTCCAAAATCAGTAGCCATCTGCGCGCCATTCATAAATACAATCTGAAAGAAAACCTGAGCGAACATGCCAATCCGCAGCGCCCCGCTTATGCACTCGGCGATGAAGGCGGACTGCTTTTGTGCTCCTGGCCCAAGGGAGGAAAACTCTCCCTTCCTTTTGTTTATAGCGATGAAGTATGGACCGGTATCGAACACCAAGTAGCTTCGCACCTGATGATGATGAGCCATGTGCAAGAAGGCATGGACATTCTCCGTGCCTCGCGCAACCGGTATGATGGGAAAATCCGTAACCCCTTCAATGAATATGAATGTGGACATTGGTATGCCCGTGCTTTGTCCAGCTACGGATATTTACAGGCACTTACTGGTGTGCGCTACGATGCCGTAGAAAAGACTTTGTATGTAGATTCTAAGGTGGGCGACTTTACCAGCTTCCTTTCTTCCGAATCCGGCTTCGGCACCGTGAGCCTCAAAGCTGGCCAACCTTCTATGAAGGTTTATGAGGGGGATATTAAAGTGGAGAAAGTTTTTGTATCCGGCAAAGCGGCGAGCTTAAAATCCTGA
- the argH gene encoding argininosuccinate lyase, which yields MKLWSKKNTSTSQMVESFTVGRDRDFDSLLASYDILGSIAHVMMLGSVGIISKEAEAAIVKELKNIYPTTTGGSFIIDEGVEDVHSQVEFLLTKELGDSGKMIHAARSRNDQVLLDIKLYLRHEMEEITAEVFHLFQLLIEESNKYKDILLPGYTHLQLAMPSSFGLWFGAYAESLVDDITLLRAAYQVINKNPLGSAAGYGSSFPINRSLTTRLLGFEDLNHNVVYAQMGRGKAERVTAMAMANIADTLSRMAMDACLYVNQNFDFISFNSELTTGSSIMPHKKNPDVLELIRAHCNRIKALPNEIMMMTTNLPSGYHRDLQLLKEHLFPAIQHLKDCLRMMYLMVSNISVRPDILKDEKYQYLFSVEAVNELVNKGMPFRDAYKQVGEKIESGEFSFNSKLNHTHEGSLGNLCNDKIEAKMKAELDAFHFENVRLAIDELLRS from the coding sequence ATGAAACTATGGTCTAAAAAGAACACTTCCACTTCACAAATGGTGGAATCATTTACCGTTGGACGGGATAGGGATTTTGATTCCCTGTTGGCTTCCTATGATATTCTTGGTTCCATTGCTCATGTTATGATGCTAGGCTCTGTTGGAATCATTAGTAAAGAAGCTGAAGCTGCAATAGTCAAAGAATTGAAAAATATCTATCCCACTACAACCGGTGGCTCTTTCATAATTGATGAAGGAGTAGAAGACGTTCATTCGCAGGTAGAATTTCTGCTTACAAAAGAACTGGGAGATTCGGGGAAGATGATCCATGCTGCCCGAAGTCGCAATGACCAGGTATTGCTCGACATCAAACTTTATCTGCGGCATGAAATGGAAGAAATCACTGCCGAGGTATTTCATTTGTTTCAATTGCTGATAGAAGAAAGCAATAAGTATAAAGACATCCTGTTGCCGGGCTACACACATTTGCAACTGGCTATGCCTTCCTCTTTCGGTTTATGGTTTGGGGCTTATGCCGAAAGCCTGGTGGACGATATCACCCTCCTGCGAGCGGCTTATCAGGTCATCAATAAAAACCCACTGGGCTCTGCTGCCGGATACGGTTCTTCCTTTCCTATCAATCGTTCACTGACAACTCGTTTGCTGGGCTTTGAAGATTTGAATCACAATGTAGTATATGCTCAAATGGGGCGAGGGAAAGCGGAACGGGTGACCGCTATGGCTATGGCGAATATCGCTGACACCTTATCCAGAATGGCGATGGATGCCTGTCTGTATGTCAATCAGAATTTTGATTTCATTTCATTTAACAGCGAACTCACTACCGGTTCCAGCATCATGCCACATAAGAAGAATCCGGATGTGTTGGAGCTGATTCGTGCTCACTGCAACCGCATCAAAGCCCTGCCTAATGAAATTATGATGATGACCACCAACCTCCCTTCTGGATATCATCGCGATTTACAATTGCTCAAAGAGCATCTCTTTCCGGCCATTCAACATTTAAAAGACTGCCTGCGGATGATGTATCTGATGGTTTCTAACATATCAGTGCGGCCTGATATTCTGAAAGATGAAAAGTATCAATACCTCTTCAGCGTAGAAGCTGTCAATGAATTAGTGAATAAAGGAATGCCCTTTCGCGATGCCTATAAGCAGGTGGGCGAGAAAATCGAATCGGGCGAATTCTCTTTTAATTCAAAATTGAACCATACCCATGAAGGAAGTCTCGGCAATTTATGCAACGATAAGATTGAAGCGAAGATGAAAGCCGAACTGGATGCTTTCCACTTTGAAAATGTTCGATTGGCAATAGATGAGTTGCTGCGCTCCTGA